One segment of Papaver somniferum cultivar HN1 unplaced genomic scaffold, ASM357369v1 unplaced-scaffold_81, whole genome shotgun sequence DNA contains the following:
- the LOC113345440 gene encoding nodulin homeobox-like isoform X1: MDLISAVEELHKLNSRELNKLLRESNNFTIKWCNDKGSLVLIDMERLAWSLPLHLIAVLVSPGGDEMRLRYLLCGCRLLHSLADIAARHTKLEQILFEEVKVTEQIMDLVFYLLVVLARYEKGNQISEFLPLLHSTLVACSFHLLTGYITTQWQDLVLVLLAHPKVDIFMDAAFDAVRIDINFLQDKLSALNNDIAKYSPSVAEKMAHSLCQQCVASLQFLHSLCQQTLLRERVLKNKELCKNGGILQLARAVLRLDIPPHFRESSKVVATISRLKSKVLSILLQLCETENISYLDEVASSEKSMQLAQFVVLQVLDLLKASFGRKVKQLNDCNGINYSRGHVLLNLLRMTDILSDDSNFRKFITTRITHVLAEVLSLPQEEFVHCWCSNLRLAEEEDATLEYDPFVAAGAVLVPLTIGCGTSIQLNDTKTECNFNVISVPQVSYAQHKTSLLVKIIANLHCFVPNVCEEQDRNLFFEKFLECLLTELHESPPRNSSTLDTQKARTVCRNLYLLLDHSASLIPNFLDEEDKNLLSEFFEQLESLYLTSQESQLKATIKATNVEENQSANPVNESGDLELDISKLCKAAWNKKKGMTSRNISEALKEVDKDMHSAETSGSDGSSSRGKDSLDQMDSGDISKSAKHNKGSGLRRVEESGRSELPSYGNGESEISRLVKAAWSKKSKCTTSRTLSESLKENDKDVRSVETSGSDDSSSREKDPPDQMNNGDVSKSSEHNGGSGVRKVRKRRNESPNSGKRKRNVMNEKQTALIESALVGEPEMQRNAPMLQSLSDKLSAYGSEITSSQLKNWVNNRKARLLRISKEAQPPSDDMNSDRNNTFEGNLGRMYDSPPDSPSEQGYLLKGGSNQTTPKSGVTLGKTKTSEEAQPPTDITAAPSAHQSMQQQPNSTWLRLVRLETGQNVVLKDEKGKEVGKGRLHQVEGRWNEMSLEESKTFVVDVFQLNVDRQTKLPHPSEKAGSTFSEAETKNGVMRIAWDRSSTLLLLNNDKVPNS, translated from the exons ATGGACTTGATTTCAGCTGTTGAAGAGTTACACAAACTTAATTCGCGGGAGCTTAACAAACTGCTTAGGGAGTCGAATAATTTCACTATAAAATGGTGTAATGACAAAGGGTCATTGGTTCTG ATTGATATGGAAAGGCTTGCATGGTCACTCCCTTTGCACCTTATTGCAGTGCTTGTCTCCCCTGGTGGGGATGAAATGCGCTTGAGATACTTGTTATGTGGTTGTCGCCTTTTGCACTCCTTAGCTGATATTGCAGCTCGGCATACTAAACTCGAACAG ATATTGTTCGAGGAAGTGAAAGTAACCGAGCAGATTATGGACTTGGTATTTTATTTGCTTGTTGTTCTTGCACGTTATGAGAAG ggaaatcaaatttcagagTTCCTTCCTCTTCTGCATTCAACGCTCGTGGCTTGCAGTTTCCATTTATTAACGGGGTATATAACTACCCAGTGGCAAGATCTTGTACTTGTTCTGCTTGCACATCCCAAG GTTGACATATTTATGGATGCTGCTTTTGATGCTGTGCGCATTGACATTAATTTTCTTCAGGACAAGCTGTCAGCACTTAACAATGATATTGCAAAATACAGCCCTTCGGTTGCCGAAAAAATGGCTCACAGTCTCTGTCAGCAATGTGTGGCTTCATTACagtttcttcattctttgtgtcaGCAAACCTTGTTGCGTGAACGTGTACTTAAGAATAAG GAACTATGTAAGAATGGAGGAATTCTCCAGCTGGCTCGAGCAGTCTTGAGATTAGATATACCACCACACTTTAGAGAGTCCTCCAAAGTTGTGGCTACAATATCGAGACTGAAGTCTAAAGTTCTCTCAATT TTGTTGCAACTATGTGAAACAGAAAACATTTCTTACCTTGATGAGGTTGCCAGCTCTGAAAAGAGCATGCAATTGGCACAGTTTGTCGTCCTACAG GTTCTCGACTTACTTAAAGCTTCTTTTGGAAGAAAGGTAAAACAGCTTAATGATTGCAACGGGATTAATTACTCAAGGGGTCATGTACTTCTCAATTTGCTGCGTATGACTGACATCCTCTCTGATGATTCAAACTTCCGAAAATTCATAACTACAAGAATT ACCCATGTCTTGGCGGAGGTTTTATCACTGCCTCAAGAAGAGTTCGTCCATTGTTGGTGCTCGAATCTTCGTTTGGCAGAGGAAGAAGATGCTACTCTTGAGTATGATCCATTTGTGGCAGCTGGAGCGGTTCTAGTTCCACTGACGATTGGGTGTGGAACATCTATCCAACTGAATGATACAAAGACAGAATGCAATTTCAATGTCATCAGTGTACCACAGGTTTCCTATGCGCAGCACAAAACTTCATTATTGGTCAAAATAATTGCAAATCTTCATTGTTTCGTTCCTAATGTCTGTGAAG AGCAAGATAGGAACTTATTCTTTGAAAAATTTCTGGAATGCTTGCTAACGGAGCTGCATGAATCACCACCCAGGAATTCATCAACTCTTGATACCCAAAAAGCTCGAACTGTTTGTAGGAATCTAT ATCTCTTGTTGGATCACTCAGCATCTTTAATACCTAATTTCTTGGATGAGGAGGATAAAAATCTCTTAAG TGAATTTTTTGAACAATTAGAATCACTATATTTGACTTCACAAGAATCACAACTTAAAGCTACTATTAAAGCTACTAATGTTGAG GAAAACCAATCTGCAAACCCTGTTAATGAAAGTGGAGACTTAGAGTTAGACATCTCTAAACTATGCAAGGCAGCTTGGAACAAGAAGAAAGGTATGACTAGTAGGAATATATCTGAGGCTTTGAAAGAGGTTGACAAGGATATGCATAGTGCCGAAACGAGTGGCTCAGATGGTAGTTCCAGCAGAGGGAAGGATTCTCTGGATCAGATGGATAGTGGTGATATCTCAAAATCAGCTAAGCATAATAAAGGAAGTGGGTTAAGAAGAGTTGAAGAAAGCGGAAGGAGCGAACTTCCAAGTTATGGAAATGGAGAGTCAGAAATCAGTAGACTAGTTAAGGCAGcttggagcaaaaagagcaaatgTACAACTAGTAGGACTTTATCCGAGTCTTTAAAAGAGAACGACAAGGACGTGCGCAGTGTCGAAACAAGTGGCTCAGATGATAGTTCCAGCAGAGAGAAGGATCCTCCGGATCAGATGAACAATGGTGATGTCTCAAAATCGTCTGAGCATAATGGAGGTAGTGGGGTAAGAAAAgtaaggaaaagaaggaatgaatCGCCAAATTCTGGTAAAAGAAAGAGAAACGTCATGAATGAGAAACAGACTGCATTGATAGAGAGTGCTCTAGTGGGTGAGCCAGAAATGCAGCGAAATGCTCCTATGTTGCAGTCCTTGTCAGATAAATTAAGTGCGTAT GGATCTGAGATAACATCTTCACAGCTAAAGAACTG GGTGAACAACAGAAAAGCCAGGCTACTCAGAATATCCAAGGAAGCGCAACCACCATCTGACGACATGAACTCTGATAGGAACAACACCTTTGAAGGCAATTTAGGAAGAATGTACGATTCACCTCCTGACAGTCCCAGTGAACAGGGTTACCTTCTAAAAGGAGGAAGTAACCAAACGACACCAAAATCTGGAGTAacattgggaaaaacaaaaaccaGCGAGGAAGCTCAACCACCAACCGACATTACAGCAGCACCATCAGCTCATCAAAGCATGCAGCAGCAACCAAACTCTACGTGGTTGAGATTAGTGCGACTTGAAACAGGTCAGAATGTAGTATTAAAAGACGAGAAAGGTAAAGAAGTAGGCAAGGGAAGACTTCATCAGGTGGAAGGTAGATGGAATGAGATGAGTTTGGAAGAATCAAAAACTTTTGTCGTGGACGTTTTCCAACTTAACGTAGACAGACAGACAAAACTACCACACCCTTCAGAGAAAGCTGGATCTACATTCAGTGAAGCTGAAACTAAGAATGGAGTGATGAGAATAGCTTGGGATAGATCGAGCACTCTATTATTACTAAATAATGACAAGGTTCCCAACTCCTAA
- the LOC113345440 gene encoding nodulin homeobox-like isoform X2, whose protein sequence is MDLISAVEELHKLNSRELNKLLRESNNFTIKWCNDKGSLVLIDMERLAWSLPLHLIAVLVSPGGDEMRLRYLLCGCRLLHSLADIAARHTKLEQILFEEVKVTEQIMDLVFYLLVVLARYEKGNQISEFLPLLHSTLVACSFHLLTGYITTQWQDLVLVLLAHPKVDIFMDAAFDAVRIDINFLQDKLSALNNDIAKYSPSVAEKMAHSLCQQCVASLQFLHSLCQQTLLRERVLKNKELCKNGGILQLARAVLRLDIPPHFRESSKVVATISRLKSKVLSILLQLCETENISYLDEVASSEKSMQLAQFVVLQVLDLLKASFGRKVKQLNDCNGINYSRGHVLLNLLRMTDILSDDSNFRKFITTRITHVLAEVLSLPQEEFVHCWCSNLRLAEEEDATLEYDPFVAAGAVLVPLTIGCGTSIQLNDTKTECNFNVISVPQVSYAQHKTSLLVKIIANLHCFVPNVCEEQDRNLFFEKFLECLLTELHESPPRNSSTLDTQKARTVCRNLYLLLDHSASLIPNFLDEEDKNLLSEFFEQLESLYLTSQESQLKATIKATNVEENQSANPVNESGDLELDISKLCKAAWNKKKGMTSRNISEALKEVDKDMHSAETSGSDGSSSRGKDSLDQMDSGDISKSAKHNKGSGLRRVEESGRSELPSYGNGESEISRLVKAAWSKKSKCTTSRTLSESLKENDKDVRSVETSGSDDSSSREKDPPDQMNNGDVSKSSEHNGGSGVRKVRKRRNESPNSGKRKRNVMNEKQTALIESALVGEPEMQRNAPMLQSLSDKLSAYGSEITSSQLKNWFAFGYKHR, encoded by the exons ATGGACTTGATTTCAGCTGTTGAAGAGTTACACAAACTTAATTCGCGGGAGCTTAACAAACTGCTTAGGGAGTCGAATAATTTCACTATAAAATGGTGTAATGACAAAGGGTCATTGGTTCTG ATTGATATGGAAAGGCTTGCATGGTCACTCCCTTTGCACCTTATTGCAGTGCTTGTCTCCCCTGGTGGGGATGAAATGCGCTTGAGATACTTGTTATGTGGTTGTCGCCTTTTGCACTCCTTAGCTGATATTGCAGCTCGGCATACTAAACTCGAACAG ATATTGTTCGAGGAAGTGAAAGTAACCGAGCAGATTATGGACTTGGTATTTTATTTGCTTGTTGTTCTTGCACGTTATGAGAAG ggaaatcaaatttcagagTTCCTTCCTCTTCTGCATTCAACGCTCGTGGCTTGCAGTTTCCATTTATTAACGGGGTATATAACTACCCAGTGGCAAGATCTTGTACTTGTTCTGCTTGCACATCCCAAG GTTGACATATTTATGGATGCTGCTTTTGATGCTGTGCGCATTGACATTAATTTTCTTCAGGACAAGCTGTCAGCACTTAACAATGATATTGCAAAATACAGCCCTTCGGTTGCCGAAAAAATGGCTCACAGTCTCTGTCAGCAATGTGTGGCTTCATTACagtttcttcattctttgtgtcaGCAAACCTTGTTGCGTGAACGTGTACTTAAGAATAAG GAACTATGTAAGAATGGAGGAATTCTCCAGCTGGCTCGAGCAGTCTTGAGATTAGATATACCACCACACTTTAGAGAGTCCTCCAAAGTTGTGGCTACAATATCGAGACTGAAGTCTAAAGTTCTCTCAATT TTGTTGCAACTATGTGAAACAGAAAACATTTCTTACCTTGATGAGGTTGCCAGCTCTGAAAAGAGCATGCAATTGGCACAGTTTGTCGTCCTACAG GTTCTCGACTTACTTAAAGCTTCTTTTGGAAGAAAGGTAAAACAGCTTAATGATTGCAACGGGATTAATTACTCAAGGGGTCATGTACTTCTCAATTTGCTGCGTATGACTGACATCCTCTCTGATGATTCAAACTTCCGAAAATTCATAACTACAAGAATT ACCCATGTCTTGGCGGAGGTTTTATCACTGCCTCAAGAAGAGTTCGTCCATTGTTGGTGCTCGAATCTTCGTTTGGCAGAGGAAGAAGATGCTACTCTTGAGTATGATCCATTTGTGGCAGCTGGAGCGGTTCTAGTTCCACTGACGATTGGGTGTGGAACATCTATCCAACTGAATGATACAAAGACAGAATGCAATTTCAATGTCATCAGTGTACCACAGGTTTCCTATGCGCAGCACAAAACTTCATTATTGGTCAAAATAATTGCAAATCTTCATTGTTTCGTTCCTAATGTCTGTGAAG AGCAAGATAGGAACTTATTCTTTGAAAAATTTCTGGAATGCTTGCTAACGGAGCTGCATGAATCACCACCCAGGAATTCATCAACTCTTGATACCCAAAAAGCTCGAACTGTTTGTAGGAATCTAT ATCTCTTGTTGGATCACTCAGCATCTTTAATACCTAATTTCTTGGATGAGGAGGATAAAAATCTCTTAAG TGAATTTTTTGAACAATTAGAATCACTATATTTGACTTCACAAGAATCACAACTTAAAGCTACTATTAAAGCTACTAATGTTGAG GAAAACCAATCTGCAAACCCTGTTAATGAAAGTGGAGACTTAGAGTTAGACATCTCTAAACTATGCAAGGCAGCTTGGAACAAGAAGAAAGGTATGACTAGTAGGAATATATCTGAGGCTTTGAAAGAGGTTGACAAGGATATGCATAGTGCCGAAACGAGTGGCTCAGATGGTAGTTCCAGCAGAGGGAAGGATTCTCTGGATCAGATGGATAGTGGTGATATCTCAAAATCAGCTAAGCATAATAAAGGAAGTGGGTTAAGAAGAGTTGAAGAAAGCGGAAGGAGCGAACTTCCAAGTTATGGAAATGGAGAGTCAGAAATCAGTAGACTAGTTAAGGCAGcttggagcaaaaagagcaaatgTACAACTAGTAGGACTTTATCCGAGTCTTTAAAAGAGAACGACAAGGACGTGCGCAGTGTCGAAACAAGTGGCTCAGATGATAGTTCCAGCAGAGAGAAGGATCCTCCGGATCAGATGAACAATGGTGATGTCTCAAAATCGTCTGAGCATAATGGAGGTAGTGGGGTAAGAAAAgtaaggaaaagaaggaatgaatCGCCAAATTCTGGTAAAAGAAAGAGAAACGTCATGAATGAGAAACAGACTGCATTGATAGAGAGTGCTCTAGTGGGTGAGCCAGAAATGCAGCGAAATGCTCCTATGTTGCAGTCCTTGTCAGATAAATTAAGTGCGTAT GGATCTGAGATAACATCTTCACAGCTAAAGAACTG GTTTGCCTTTGGATACAAACATAGGTAA
- the LOC113345332 gene encoding SOSS complex subunit B homolog: MVSLKDIVPAAQNTINAQFILLDKERSPPPTKQGQEKSCMALVADETASVHFQLWGTECDAFEPGDIIRLTNGIFSKNRNNLVLRAGKRGRAEKIGEFTMVFAETPNMSEIDWVPDPNNSSKLVQGAVISPYSRIFPPRN; this comes from the coding sequence ATGGTTTCATTGAAAGACATAGTTCCAGCAGCTCAGAATACAATAAACGCACAGTTCATACTATTAGACAAAGAaagatcaccaccaccaacaaaacAAGGTCAAGAGAAATCATGCATGGCATTAGTTGCAGATGAAACAGCATCAGTTCACTTCCAGTTATGGGGTACCGAATGTGACGCGTTCGAACCTGGTGATATAATCCGTCTTACTAACGGCATTTTCTCTAAAAATCgcaataatcttgttttaagggCAGGTAAGAGAGGGAGAGCTGAGAAGATTGGTGAATTCACTATGGTTTTTGCTGAAACTCCCAACAtgagtgagattgattgggtaCCTGATCCTAATAACTCAAGTAAGCTCGTTCAAGGGGCCGTCATTTCTCCATACTCGCGCATATTTCCTCCGCGAAACTGA
- the LOC113345519 gene encoding putative F-box protein At3g52320, with protein sequence MDYFKFLPAEITLDILSRLPIESILESKLVCTTWRNHVRHPSFSKMHLHHLHHPFTAAHDSSGKLGFVVDAISNDDKYHYFECNQNDDDELTTPVDRIKRINLTSPIKGSRFVGSCNGLMCFAQGALVWFCNPITREYVMLPKINSYCSNVYLYECWNVGFGYVSATNKYKVVAVGVHVTGTSSEVYIYTLGSGKSWRELGKFNYGWVTNRYQLQGIFANEALYWLDTRLAKIISFKLAEEKFSQHLLPSPSPQDWRDRLGVLDGFLSFAVYLDVEGDRYNDIWLLKKKKNEIHEMKEKEEHRSLVWSREFRIDKSNLFAVMKSDRVLTYGYNCLNVYDTKTSTSKSLVRFKSCVLRVSPHQNTFVSLKQLGEEDTKTMEEARSREDANSDFIYLQTGNLR encoded by the coding sequence ATGGATTATTTCAAGTTTCTACCTGCGGAGATCACATTAGACATTTTGAGTCGTCTACCAATTGAATCAATTTTGGAATCCAAATTAGTATGCACTACATGGAGGAATCATGTTCGTCATCCATCATTCTCAAAGATGCATTTACACCATCTCCATCATCCTTTTACTGCTGCTCATGATTCTTCTGGTAAGTTGGGTTTTGTTGTTGATGCTATCAGTAACGATGACAAATATCACTATTTTGAATGTAATcagaatgatgatgatgagttaaCAACACCCGTTGACAGAATCAAAAGGATTAATTTAACCTCTCCGATTAAGGGTTCTAGATTTGTTGGTTCATGTAATGGGCTCATGTGTTTTGCTCAAGGAGCACTTGTTTGGTTTTGTAACCCTATCACCAGAGAATATGTTATGCTTCCTAAAATTAACTCATACTGTAGTAATGTTTATCTGTATGAATGTTGGAATGTCGGATTTGGTTATGTTTCTGCAACCAACAAGTACAAAGTCGTAGCTGTAGGAGTACATGTGACTGGGACCAGCTCAGAAGTCTACATCTACACTTTAGGCAGTGGAAAGAGTTGGAGAGAGCTTGGGAAGTTTAATTATGGATGGGTTACAAATCGCTATCAGCTTCAAGGTATCTTTGCCAATGAAGCTCTTTATTGGCTGGACACTAGACTAGCAAAGATCATCTCCTTCAAGTTGGCTGAGGAAAAATTTTCTCAACATCTTTTGCCGTCTCCTTCGCCACAAGACTGGCGTGATAGGTTAGGGGTCCTGGatgggtttttgtcttttgctGTTTATCTGGATGTCGAAGGAGACAGGTATAATGACATATggctattgaagaagaagaagaatgagattCATGAGATGAAAGAGAAAGAGGAACATCGGTCATTGGTTTGGAGTAGAGAGTTTAGGATTGATAAAAGCAATTTGTTCGCCGTTATGAAGAGTGATCGTGTTTTAACTTATGGTTATAACTGTCTCAATGTTTACGACACAAAAACCTCAACATCGAAAAGCCTTGTGAGGTTTAAGAGTTGTGTTCTTCGAGTATCCCCTCACCAGAACACCTTT
- the LOC113345440 gene encoding nodulin homeobox-like isoform X3: protein MDLISAVEELHKLNSRELNKLLRESNNFTIKWCNDKGSLVLIDMERLAWSLPLHLIAVLVSPGGDEMRLRYLLCGCRLLHSLADIAARHTKLEQILFEEVKVTEQIMDLVFYLLVVLARYEKGNQISEFLPLLHSTLVACSFHLLTGYITTQWQDLVLVLLAHPKVDIFMDAAFDAVRIDINFLQDKLSALNNDIAKYSPSVAEKMAHSLCQQCVASLQFLHSLCQQTLLRERVLKNKELCKNGGILQLARAVLRLDIPPHFRESSKVVATISRLKSKVLSILLQLCETENISYLDEVASSEKSMQLAQFVVLQVLDLLKASFGRKVKQLNDCNGINYSRGHVLLNLLRMTDILSDDSNFRKFITTRITHVLAEVLSLPQEEFVHCWCSNLRLAEEEDATLEYDPFVAAGAVLVPLTIGCGTSIQLNDTKTECNFNVISVPQVSYAQHKTSLLVKIIANLHCFVPNVCEEQDRNLFFEKFLECLLTELHESPPRNSSTLDTQKARTVCRNLYLLLDHSASLIPNFLDEEDKNLLSEFFEQLESLYLTSQESQLKATIKATNVEENQSANPVNESGDLELDISKLCKAAWNKKKGMTSRNISEALKEVDKDMHSAETSGSDGSSSRGKDSLDQMDSGDISKSAKHNKGSGLRRVEESGRSELPSYGNGESEISRLVKAAWSKKSKCTTSRTLSESLKENDKDVRSVETSGSDDSSSREKDPPDQMNNGDVSKSSEHNGGSGVRKVRKRRNESPNSGKRKRNVMNEKQTALIESALVGEPEMQRNAPMLQSLSDKLRI from the exons ATGGACTTGATTTCAGCTGTTGAAGAGTTACACAAACTTAATTCGCGGGAGCTTAACAAACTGCTTAGGGAGTCGAATAATTTCACTATAAAATGGTGTAATGACAAAGGGTCATTGGTTCTG ATTGATATGGAAAGGCTTGCATGGTCACTCCCTTTGCACCTTATTGCAGTGCTTGTCTCCCCTGGTGGGGATGAAATGCGCTTGAGATACTTGTTATGTGGTTGTCGCCTTTTGCACTCCTTAGCTGATATTGCAGCTCGGCATACTAAACTCGAACAG ATATTGTTCGAGGAAGTGAAAGTAACCGAGCAGATTATGGACTTGGTATTTTATTTGCTTGTTGTTCTTGCACGTTATGAGAAG ggaaatcaaatttcagagTTCCTTCCTCTTCTGCATTCAACGCTCGTGGCTTGCAGTTTCCATTTATTAACGGGGTATATAACTACCCAGTGGCAAGATCTTGTACTTGTTCTGCTTGCACATCCCAAG GTTGACATATTTATGGATGCTGCTTTTGATGCTGTGCGCATTGACATTAATTTTCTTCAGGACAAGCTGTCAGCACTTAACAATGATATTGCAAAATACAGCCCTTCGGTTGCCGAAAAAATGGCTCACAGTCTCTGTCAGCAATGTGTGGCTTCATTACagtttcttcattctttgtgtcaGCAAACCTTGTTGCGTGAACGTGTACTTAAGAATAAG GAACTATGTAAGAATGGAGGAATTCTCCAGCTGGCTCGAGCAGTCTTGAGATTAGATATACCACCACACTTTAGAGAGTCCTCCAAAGTTGTGGCTACAATATCGAGACTGAAGTCTAAAGTTCTCTCAATT TTGTTGCAACTATGTGAAACAGAAAACATTTCTTACCTTGATGAGGTTGCCAGCTCTGAAAAGAGCATGCAATTGGCACAGTTTGTCGTCCTACAG GTTCTCGACTTACTTAAAGCTTCTTTTGGAAGAAAGGTAAAACAGCTTAATGATTGCAACGGGATTAATTACTCAAGGGGTCATGTACTTCTCAATTTGCTGCGTATGACTGACATCCTCTCTGATGATTCAAACTTCCGAAAATTCATAACTACAAGAATT ACCCATGTCTTGGCGGAGGTTTTATCACTGCCTCAAGAAGAGTTCGTCCATTGTTGGTGCTCGAATCTTCGTTTGGCAGAGGAAGAAGATGCTACTCTTGAGTATGATCCATTTGTGGCAGCTGGAGCGGTTCTAGTTCCACTGACGATTGGGTGTGGAACATCTATCCAACTGAATGATACAAAGACAGAATGCAATTTCAATGTCATCAGTGTACCACAGGTTTCCTATGCGCAGCACAAAACTTCATTATTGGTCAAAATAATTGCAAATCTTCATTGTTTCGTTCCTAATGTCTGTGAAG AGCAAGATAGGAACTTATTCTTTGAAAAATTTCTGGAATGCTTGCTAACGGAGCTGCATGAATCACCACCCAGGAATTCATCAACTCTTGATACCCAAAAAGCTCGAACTGTTTGTAGGAATCTAT ATCTCTTGTTGGATCACTCAGCATCTTTAATACCTAATTTCTTGGATGAGGAGGATAAAAATCTCTTAAG TGAATTTTTTGAACAATTAGAATCACTATATTTGACTTCACAAGAATCACAACTTAAAGCTACTATTAAAGCTACTAATGTTGAG GAAAACCAATCTGCAAACCCTGTTAATGAAAGTGGAGACTTAGAGTTAGACATCTCTAAACTATGCAAGGCAGCTTGGAACAAGAAGAAAGGTATGACTAGTAGGAATATATCTGAGGCTTTGAAAGAGGTTGACAAGGATATGCATAGTGCCGAAACGAGTGGCTCAGATGGTAGTTCCAGCAGAGGGAAGGATTCTCTGGATCAGATGGATAGTGGTGATATCTCAAAATCAGCTAAGCATAATAAAGGAAGTGGGTTAAGAAGAGTTGAAGAAAGCGGAAGGAGCGAACTTCCAAGTTATGGAAATGGAGAGTCAGAAATCAGTAGACTAGTTAAGGCAGcttggagcaaaaagagcaaatgTACAACTAGTAGGACTTTATCCGAGTCTTTAAAAGAGAACGACAAGGACGTGCGCAGTGTCGAAACAAGTGGCTCAGATGATAGTTCCAGCAGAGAGAAGGATCCTCCGGATCAGATGAACAATGGTGATGTCTCAAAATCGTCTGAGCATAATGGAGGTAGTGGGGTAAGAAAAgtaaggaaaagaaggaatgaatCGCCAAATTCTGGTAAAAGAAAGAGAAACGTCATGAATGAGAAACAGACTGCATTGATAGAGAGTGCTCTAGTGGGTGAGCCAGAAATGCAGCGAAATGCTCCTATGTTGCAGTCCTTGTCAGATAAATTAA GGATCTGA